The DNA region AAATTTCATCCATTAACGCTTTCCCTTCACTTGTTAACGCGGCATATGTGACGCGTCGATCCTCTGGACATCCTTTGCGTCTTACATAATTCTTCTGCTCCAGTTTATCCACAACATAAGTGATACTGCCGCTTGAAATAAGGACCTTCTTTCCTATCACTTGAATCGGTTGATCACCTCTATGATACAGCAACTCTAAAACAGAAAACTCAGTTGAGTTTAATCCATGATTTGCTGCATCTTTACGAATTACTTCCTGAATAGCTTGGGAGGCACGAAGTATAACGGTAACAGCTTTTAATTCTTCACTCACGAATTCCATTCGTATCACTCCAATAAATATTGTAACCAATTCGAACACTTATTAAAAATGTCCGAATTGGCTTTTAGTAGAACTTAGCCACTTTAGAAATTATGCTGTTGGGTTAACCTCTAATTCAACTTTGATTTTGATGTCTTTACCAACAAGTACGCCACCTGTTTCAAGTGCAGCGTTCCAAGTTAGACCGAATTCTTCACGGTTAATTTTTGCTTCTGCTTCAAATCCGTAAACTTCTACGCCCCATGGGTTTGTACCCTTACCGCCAAATTCAACTGCAAACGTTACTGATTTTGTTACGTCCTTAATCGTTAAGTCACCAGTTACTCTGTAGTCATCTCCATCCTTTGTAATGCTTGTTGATACAAAATCAATTGTTGGGTTAATTTCAACATCAAAGAAATCTGCTGATCTTAAGTGGTTATCACGATCTTCACTGCGTGTGTTGATGCTTGCTACGTCAAATTTGAATGCAATGGAAGCTGTAGTTAAATCTGATAAATCTGCAGCTACTACATCTGCTGTGTAAGTTTCAAATTGTCCTTTTACCTTTGATACCATCATGTGTTTTACTTCAAATCCTACGCTTGAGTGTGATTGATCTACTGTCCATTTTGTCATTTTAAATTTCCCCCGTTTTGTTTTTAATTATTATCTCGGAATCGAGATATATCTTCAAAAAAATGTTTTTTTTCAAATAAAACAGCTAAGTTGAGATCATCAATTAAATACCGATGTGTTTATCTTGAATTCATTTATCTTTAACCTGAGATAAACTTAACATATATTCGCCTAGGCTGTCAATACTTTTCGAAATAATTCTTTTACACCTAATGTAAAAACTGATTTTCGGTAGTAAAAAGGCTAATAAACATTTTGATTAGCCATTGACTTCCTTACCTATTTAGGTCTTTCTATCTCAAAGATTTCGCCGATTTTTGCATAATTAGCCCCTGCTAATCGGCTTACTGCAGCCAACCCTTTTGGGTCGATTCTTCCTTTTTCGTAGATTTCATCTTCAATGTGAAATTGAACAACTTTACCTATGATAAAATCACACCCAGGAGAATCAACACCTCCTAGTTCTAACGAATGCTCTAATACACATTCCATTCGAACCTTTGCTTCCTTTACTCCAGGAACGGATAATTTCACACTCTCGACTGGAGCTAATCCTGCTACCTGAATTTCACTTTGACTAGGTGGCAAACTTGCAGCGGTTTTATTTATCTTTTCAACGTTTTGCTCATCGACAATATGGACTACAAATTCTTTTTTCTTAAGAATATTTTTTGCAGTATCCTTCTGTCTCCCATCAGATCGTTGGATCGATAATGAAATCATCGGAGGATTAGAAGATACAATATTAAAATAACTAAAAGGTGCACCGTTTAAAACGCCTTCTTCAGACAAAGTCGTGACGAAAGCAATGGGTCTCGGGATAATACTACCGATTAGAAATTTATAATTTTCTCTTTCTGAAATGGTAGATGGATCAATGGAAAGCATGGGTATCATTCCTTTACAATTTTATCTAATTCTCTTACTTCAATTGGTATCAACTTACGCTCAAGTCTTTCTCTATTTTTTTCATACTGTGCAGGCAGCATCAATTTTTTTCCCATTGTCGCCGCGGATTCATCATGAGCGAAACCAGGAGGATCTGTTGCAATTTCAAATAAAATTTCTCCATGTTCTCTAAAATAAATGGCATTAAAATAATTTCTATCTTGAACAGGTGTTACACCATAACCATTTGCACCAACATATTTCTGCCAATCTAATTGATCATTGTCATCCACTGCTCTCCAAGCAATGTGATGAACGGTTCCAACACCCATCGAACCTCTTCCAGATGCTGTTACTTTTAAATCAATAACATTACCAATGTCAGCTGAAGAACGGAAACGAATAAAATCTCCCTCTTTACCGACGAGATCTAGTCCCATAACATGCTCTAACAATTCTGCAGTTTTTTTTGGCTGCGTAGAATATAGCGTTGCACCTCCGAAGCCCTTGATCGCTACATCTGGATTTACTTCTCCAAAGGTCCAGGAATTCGCTTCCCCTTCTTCTCGTTCAACAATTTCGATATGAAGACCATGAGGATCATCGAACGTTAAATACTGCTCATTAAAACGGTCCACTTTAGAAAAAGGAATAGTAAACTTTTCAAGTCTTTTTTCCCAGAAAGCGAAAGCTCCTTTTGGAACAACATAAGAGGTTACTCCAACTTGACCACCTCCAATTTTCCCCTGATAGGCATTTGCCCAAGGGAAAAATGTAATGATTGTTCCTGGTTTTCCTCCTTCATTCCCAAAATACAAATGATACGTGCCCGGATCATCAAAATTCACTGTTTGTTTTACTAAACGTAAGCCTAATACTCCTGCATAGAAGTCGACATTCTCCTGTGGATGTCCCACAATTGCCGTAATATGATGGATACCCATTGTTTTTTTACTCATTAATTACACTCCCTATCTTGGATAAATTCGCAGAAAAGTTTGGTACCTTATTTTGACCTTAACTGTTAAGATAAATCCCTTTTTCTAATATCTCGAATTCGAGATATTTGACCAAAAAAATTAAGATCACTTTCTTACTTTATCCTTTTATGAATTTCATGGAATAATATTAAATTCAACTATCTCAAATTCAGTTATCTTGAATACAAGATAATTATATTACTTTAATCATATTTTGTCAACATGCATTTTTTGAAAACCGCTTTCTAAAAAATAACTCCTACATTATTTACAGATAATATTTATTTCACTTATAATAAAGGAATTTATTGGAGGAATTCTATCAGAGTTTCTGGTATCATAGTGAAAGACCAGATTCATTTCTAATAAAATTTTTATAATGAAAAAGGAGATAGGTATTTGAATAAGAAGATTAAACTAGGCATCGTTGGCTATGGTAATTTGGGGAAAGGTGCAATTGAAGCGATTAAACAAACCGAGGACATGGAGTTAGTCGCAGTATTTACTAGAAGAGATCCGAAAGACTTAATTCTTGATGAACCAAATGTAAAAACGGTACATATTTCAAATGCAGCTGACTACAAAGGTGAAATTGATGTCATGTTACTTTGCGGCGGATCTGCTACTGATTTACCTGAACAAACTCCATACTTTGCAACCATGTTCAACACGGTAGATAGTTTTGATACACACGCAAAAATTCCTGAGTTTTATCAGTCTGTAAATGAAGTTGCAACAAAAAATAATACGACAGCGATTATTTCAGTAGGATGGGATCCAGGCTTATTCTCCATCAACCGTGTGATGGCAGATGCGATTTTACCGAATGGTGAGAACTATACGTTCTGGGGTAAAGGACTTAGCCAAGGGCACTCGGATGCAGTAAGAAGAGTCAAAGGTGTTAAAAATGGTGTACAATATACCATTCCATCAGAAAACGCAATGGACAAAGTTCGTAGCGGTTCAAATCCTGAACTAACAACGGCAGAAAAACACAACCGAGTTTGCTATATCGTTGCTGAAGAAGGCGCAGATAAAGCTGAGATCGAAAAAGAAATCAAAACAATGCCGAACTACTTCGCAGACTATAATACAGAAGTGAATTTTATTTCAGAAGAAGAATTAACACGCGACCACAGCAAAGCACCACATGGCGGATTTGTTATCCGCGGTGGAAATACGGGAGCTGGCAACAAGCAAATTTACGAATTCTCACTTAAACTAGACAGTAATCCTGAATTTACAGCAAGCGTATTAGTAGCTTATGCGAGAGCCGCATATCGATTAAATAATGAAAAACAATTTGGTGCAAAAACAGTTTATGATGTTGC from Neobacillus sp. FSL H8-0543 includes:
- a CDS encoding YceI family protein, encoding MTKWTVDQSHSSVGFEVKHMMVSKVKGQFETYTADVVAADLSDLTTASIAFKFDVASINTRSEDRDNHLRSADFFDVEINPTIDFVSTSITKDGDDYRVTGDLTIKDVTKSVTFAVEFGGKGTNPWGVEVYGFEAEAKINREEFGLTWNAALETGGVLVGKDIKIKVELEVNPTA
- a CDS encoding ring-cleaving dioxygenase; amino-acid sequence: MSKKTMGIHHITAIVGHPQENVDFYAGVLGLRLVKQTVNFDDPGTYHLYFGNEGGKPGTIITFFPWANAYQGKIGGGQVGVTSYVVPKGAFAFWEKRLEKFTIPFSKVDRFNEQYLTFDDPHGLHIEIVEREEGEANSWTFGEVNPDVAIKGFGGATLYSTQPKKTAELLEHVMGLDLVGKEGDFIRFRSSADIGNVIDLKVTASGRGSMGVGTVHHIAWRAVDDNDQLDWQKYVGANGYGVTPVQDRNYFNAIYFREHGEILFEIATDPPGFAHDESAATMGKKLMLPAQYEKNRERLERKLIPIEVRELDKIVKE
- a CDS encoding flavin reductase family protein yields the protein MLSIDPSTISERENYKFLIGSIIPRPIAFVTTLSEEGVLNGAPFSYFNIVSSNPPMISLSIQRSDGRQKDTAKNILKKKEFVVHIVDEQNVEKINKTAASLPPSQSEIQVAGLAPVESVKLSVPGVKEAKVRMECVLEHSLELGGVDSPGCDFIIGKVVQFHIEDEIYEKGRIDPKGLAAVSRLAGANYAKIGEIFEIERPK
- a CDS encoding MarR family transcriptional regulator, whose amino-acid sequence is MEFVSEELKAVTVILRASQAIQEVIRKDAANHGLNSTEFSVLELLYHRGDQPIQVIGKKVLISSGSITYVVDKLEQKNYVRRKGCPEDRRVTYAALTSEGKALMDEIFPQHVLKIREVFGDLGPGELRETIALLKRIGHKAKRI
- a CDS encoding diaminopimelate dehydrogenase; the encoded protein is MNKKIKLGIVGYGNLGKGAIEAIKQTEDMELVAVFTRRDPKDLILDEPNVKTVHISNAADYKGEIDVMLLCGGSATDLPEQTPYFATMFNTVDSFDTHAKIPEFYQSVNEVATKNNTTAIISVGWDPGLFSINRVMADAILPNGENYTFWGKGLSQGHSDAVRRVKGVKNGVQYTIPSENAMDKVRSGSNPELTTAEKHNRVCYIVAEEGADKAEIEKEIKTMPNYFADYNTEVNFISEEELTRDHSKAPHGGFVIRGGNTGAGNKQIYEFSLKLDSNPEFTASVLVAYARAAYRLNNEKQFGAKTVYDVAPGYISHRSAEELRRDFL